One segment of Corynebacterium atrinae DNA contains the following:
- a CDS encoding protein adenylyltransferase SelO: MSTPHLEHTFATDLPELVMPWSAEESPSPQLLVLNEPLAVELGLDLDWLRSPEGFEFLLGRGEGTVAMAYSGHQFGQFSPQLGDGRALLLGEILTPGGARRDLHVKGSGPTPFSRGGDGRGAVGPMLREYLVSEAMHALGVPTTRSLAVLSTGRKIQRGRVVPGAVLVRVADSHIRIGTMQYARLKDETPELASRLAEHVRLRHYPDVDDALELFTAIMDRQVATVAAWMRLGFIHGVMNTDNTTLSGETIDYGPCAFMDAYYPATVYSSIDTQGRYAYRNQPAVLGWNFARLAEAMLPLFTPDGNDDAGLAAAREAMETFPERWEKAKTRELSRALDVPASATDVIEGYEALLLAHSPDLTRFHRGLVNAADGDEAILRELIPAEDLDPWLASWRSHYPGAATLAQVHPVYIPRNHLVEEALDAATDGDLDPFHSLVSAVTNPFEEQLSLVRYAHPAPEDFGPYRTFCGT, encoded by the coding sequence ATGAGCACCCCGCACCTGGAGCACACCTTCGCCACCGATCTCCCCGAGCTGGTCATGCCCTGGTCCGCCGAGGAATCACCTAGTCCCCAGCTGCTCGTTCTGAATGAGCCACTCGCCGTCGAACTCGGCCTCGACCTCGATTGGCTCCGCAGCCCGGAGGGATTTGAATTCCTCCTCGGCCGCGGCGAGGGCACTGTCGCCATGGCATATTCGGGGCATCAATTCGGGCAATTCTCACCCCAGCTTGGCGACGGCCGCGCACTCCTCCTCGGCGAAATCCTCACCCCAGGAGGGGCCCGACGGGACCTCCACGTCAAAGGCTCCGGGCCCACTCCATTCTCCCGGGGTGGCGACGGGCGCGGGGCCGTCGGCCCCATGCTGCGGGAGTACCTCGTCTCCGAGGCGATGCATGCCCTGGGCGTACCGACGACCCGCTCGCTAGCGGTGCTGAGCACGGGCCGGAAAATCCAGCGGGGCCGGGTCGTCCCCGGCGCGGTGCTCGTGCGGGTCGCCGATAGTCACATCCGCATTGGCACGATGCAATACGCCCGACTCAAGGATGAGACCCCGGAGCTTGCCAGCCGCCTTGCCGAGCACGTCCGACTCCGGCACTACCCGGACGTCGACGACGCCCTCGAGCTGTTCACCGCCATCATGGACCGCCAGGTCGCCACCGTCGCCGCGTGGATGCGGCTGGGCTTCATCCACGGGGTGATGAACACCGACAACACCACCCTGAGCGGGGAAACCATCGACTATGGCCCCTGCGCATTCATGGACGCTTACTATCCGGCGACGGTCTACAGTTCCATCGATACTCAGGGCCGCTACGCCTACCGAAACCAACCGGCCGTCCTGGGGTGGAACTTCGCCCGTCTCGCGGAGGCGATGCTCCCGTTATTCACCCCAGATGGCAACGACGACGCGGGTCTCGCCGCCGCCCGCGAAGCGATGGAGACGTTTCCCGAGCGGTGGGAGAAGGCGAAAACCAGGGAGCTCAGCCGAGCACTCGACGTTCCCGCCAGCGCGACCGACGTCATCGAGGGGTACGAAGCCCTACTCCTCGCCCACTCCCCCGACCTCACCCGTTTCCACCGGGGTCTCGTCAACGCCGCCGACGGCGACGAGGCCATCTTGCGCGAGCTCATTCCGGCCGAGGATCTCGATCCGTGGCTCGCCAGTTGGCGCAGCCATTACCCAGGTGCCGCCACCCTTGCGCAGGTGCATCCTGTCTACATCCCGCGCAATCACCTCGTCGAGGAAGCACTCGACGCCGCCACCGACGGCGACCTCGATCCCTTCCACTCGCTTGTCAGCGCCGTGACGAACCCCTTCGAGGAGCAGCTCTCCTTGGTGCGCTACGCGCATCCGGCGCCGGAGGATTTTGGCCCCTACCGTACGTTCTGCGGCACCTAG
- a CDS encoding VOC family protein → MQRIVPNLWFDRNADEAASFYAATFPNTLIDARVTYPSEGLPDFQSDRAGETLTVDVVIDGYRLTLINGGPMFSPTPALSFFVNFDPSRMADAREQLDLLWGRLVDGGGQILMELGAYDFSEHYGWIADQYGVNWQLMLTNPAGDPRPFIIPNLMFCGPAQGKAREAVDEYVALFPESRVGNRVSYPDSEEIVFSEFQLYGEWLTAMDSAVPQPFTFTPGTSLMVNAHGQADLDHLWDGLTAVPEAEQCGWLQDRFGLSWQIVPDNMAELMARPGAYETMMGMKKLEIDKF, encoded by the coding sequence ATGCAACGCATTGTGCCCAACCTCTGGTTCGATCGAAACGCCGACGAGGCCGCTTCCTTCTACGCGGCCACCTTCCCCAACACGCTTATCGACGCCCGCGTCACCTACCCGTCCGAAGGCCTCCCCGACTTTCAGTCGGACAGGGCCGGCGAGACCCTCACCGTCGATGTGGTCATCGACGGCTATCGCCTCACCCTCATCAACGGAGGCCCCATGTTCAGCCCTACCCCGGCGCTGAGCTTCTTCGTTAACTTCGACCCCTCCCGGATGGCGGATGCCCGTGAACAGCTCGACCTGTTGTGGGGCAGGTTGGTCGACGGCGGCGGGCAGATCCTCATGGAGCTGGGCGCCTACGATTTTTCCGAACACTACGGCTGGATCGCCGACCAGTACGGTGTTAACTGGCAACTCATGCTCACCAATCCGGCTGGAGACCCCCGACCGTTCATCATCCCCAACCTCATGTTCTGCGGCCCGGCCCAGGGCAAGGCCCGGGAGGCCGTTGACGAGTACGTCGCCTTATTCCCCGAGTCCCGGGTGGGCAACCGGGTGAGTTACCCGGATTCCGAGGAGATAGTGTTCTCCGAGTTCCAGCTCTACGGCGAGTGGCTAACAGCCATGGACTCCGCCGTTCCGCAGCCGTTCACCTTCACACCTGGCACCTCGCTCATGGTTAACGCCCACGGGCAAGCGGATCTCGATCACCTGTGGGATGGCCTGACGGCTGTTCCCGAGGCAGAACAATGCGGCTGGCTCCAAGACCGTTTCGGGCTCAGCTGGCAGATCGTGCCCGACAACATGGCCGAACTCATGGCACGCCCCGGCGCCTACGAGACGATGATGGGAATGAAAAAGCTGGAGATCGACAAGTTCTAG
- the mqo gene encoding malate dehydrogenase (quinone): MSTDNKNSAKVTDEVDIALVGAGIMSATLGAMLRELEPSWSQIIFERLDGPAQESSSPWNNAGTGHSALCELNYTPEKNGKIDLSKAVDINEKFQVSRQFWSHQIDNGVLGDPTEFINPVPHLAFGQGEEQIDYLRRRYDALSGNILFPGMEFVEDDAKFAERLPVMSKGRDFGAEKVAYSGTDIGTDVNFGALTKQFLTAAKASGTEVRYGQEVRNLKREGNKWKITVKNVHTGDVSVVKAKFVFVGAGGYALDLLRKAGVPEVRGYAGFPVSGMWLRCTNDELIEQHSAKVYGKAKVGAPPMSVPHLDTRVIDGEKGLLFGPYGGWTPKFLKKGSYLDLFKSIRPDNIPSYLGVAASEFALTKYLVTEVLKNFEDRLVDLRDYVPSANAEDWETVIAGQRVQVIKPTAAPRFGSLEFGTALVNSIDGSVAGLLGASPGASIAPAAMVELLERCFGENLIEWSPKLHEMIPSYGTKLIDDETMFNELWEYTQKTLKLER; this comes from the coding sequence GTGTCCACCGACAATAAGAACTCCGCAAAGGTCACCGACGAGGTCGATATCGCCCTCGTCGGTGCTGGCATTATGAGCGCCACCCTCGGCGCTATGCTCCGAGAATTGGAGCCCAGCTGGTCGCAAATTATCTTCGAGCGACTCGACGGACCCGCCCAGGAGTCCTCATCCCCGTGGAACAATGCGGGCACCGGCCACTCTGCACTGTGCGAGCTCAACTACACCCCGGAAAAGAACGGCAAGATCGATCTTTCCAAGGCCGTCGATATCAACGAGAAGTTCCAGGTCTCCCGCCAGTTCTGGTCCCACCAGATCGATAATGGTGTGCTGGGCGATCCGACCGAGTTCATCAACCCGGTCCCGCACCTGGCTTTCGGCCAGGGCGAGGAGCAGATTGATTACCTGCGTCGCCGCTACGATGCTCTCTCCGGCAACATTTTGTTCCCCGGCATGGAATTCGTGGAGGATGACGCCAAGTTCGCCGAGCGCCTCCCCGTCATGTCTAAGGGCCGTGACTTTGGCGCCGAGAAGGTCGCCTACTCTGGCACCGACATCGGCACCGATGTGAACTTCGGCGCCCTGACCAAGCAGTTCCTCACCGCCGCTAAGGCTTCCGGCACCGAGGTCCGTTACGGCCAGGAGGTGCGCAACCTCAAGCGCGAGGGCAACAAGTGGAAGATCACCGTCAAGAACGTCCACACCGGTGACGTCTCCGTGGTCAAGGCGAAGTTCGTCTTCGTTGGCGCCGGCGGTTACGCCCTCGACCTGCTCCGCAAGGCTGGCGTGCCTGAGGTCCGCGGTTACGCCGGCTTCCCCGTGTCGGGCATGTGGCTGCGCTGCACCAACGACGAGCTCATCGAGCAGCATTCCGCCAAGGTCTACGGCAAGGCCAAGGTGGGTGCCCCGCCGATGTCCGTCCCGCACCTGGATACCCGCGTCATCGACGGCGAAAAGGGCCTGTTGTTTGGCCCCTACGGTGGCTGGACCCCGAAGTTCCTCAAGAAGGGTTCCTACCTCGACCTGTTCAAGTCGATCCGCCCGGACAACATCCCTTCCTACCTCGGTGTTGCGGCTTCCGAGTTCGCGCTGACCAAGTACCTGGTCACCGAGGTGTTGAAGAACTTCGAGGACCGCCTCGTCGATCTGCGCGACTACGTCCCCTCGGCCAATGCTGAGGATTGGGAGACCGTCATTGCCGGTCAGCGCGTCCAGGTGATCAAGCCCACCGCCGCCCCGCGTTTCGGTTCCCTCGAATTCGGTACCGCCTTGGTTAACTCCATCGACGGTTCCGTCGCCGGTCTCCTCGGCGCGTCCCCGGGTGCGTCCATCGCCCCGGCCGCCATGGTTGAGCTCCTCGAGCGTTGTTTCGGTGAGAACCTCATCGAGTGGTCCCCGAAGCTGCACGAGATGATCCCCTCCTACGGCACCAAGCTCATCGACGATGAGACCATGTTCAACGAGCTGTGGGAGTACACCCAGAAGACCCTCAAGCTGGAGCGCTAG
- a CDS encoding alpha/beta fold hydrolase, protein MTVAETWHDDILGPGFRALDIPLGPDPEGEGDVQATLVRYLPDGLDAADGEWTNRSAVLWVPGMTDYFFHSHVAKALHEAGFAVYAVDPRKIGRARQAGQRWHFSLDFAHYFPDLTAALDIITATHPDVTPIAHSTGGLITPLWADHLARNDSARHAKLKGMVLNSPWLDMQYPRTAVRLGRPVINVAGKLLPNLEVPGGNLGSYGVSLHKDHFGEWDFDTELKPVSGHRKYLGWLREVLRAQKRVQEGNVDVGVPVLTLCSTHSLLGAGYSPASNSADTVLDTEQIQRWAPKLGADVTVRPIEGARHDVFLSTPTPQAEALEVTEGWLRQH, encoded by the coding sequence ATGACTGTTGCAGAAACCTGGCACGACGACATCCTCGGCCCCGGATTCCGCGCCCTGGATATTCCTTTGGGCCCCGACCCCGAGGGGGAGGGCGACGTACAGGCGACGCTGGTGCGTTACCTGCCGGACGGCCTCGACGCGGCCGATGGAGAGTGGACGAACAGAAGCGCCGTGCTGTGGGTGCCCGGCATGACGGACTACTTTTTCCACAGCCATGTAGCGAAGGCGCTGCACGAGGCCGGCTTCGCGGTGTACGCCGTGGATCCGCGCAAGATTGGGCGGGCCCGCCAAGCGGGGCAGCGGTGGCATTTCAGCCTCGACTTCGCTCACTACTTCCCCGACCTCACCGCCGCACTCGACATTATTACTGCCACTCATCCCGATGTGACCCCGATTGCCCACTCGACCGGCGGCCTGATCACGCCGCTGTGGGCGGACCACCTGGCCCGCAATGACAGCGCGCGCCACGCCAAGCTCAAGGGCATGGTGCTCAACAGCCCCTGGCTCGACATGCAATACCCACGAACGGCGGTAAGGCTGGGGCGACCGGTGATCAACGTTGCCGGGAAGTTGTTGCCCAACCTCGAGGTTCCCGGTGGCAACCTCGGCTCCTACGGGGTCTCACTGCACAAGGACCACTTCGGCGAATGGGACTTTGACACCGAGCTCAAGCCGGTAAGTGGGCACCGCAAGTATCTGGGCTGGTTGCGCGAGGTGCTGCGCGCGCAGAAGCGAGTGCAGGAAGGAAACGTGGATGTGGGTGTCCCCGTGCTCACGCTGTGCTCGACGCATTCCCTCCTCGGCGCTGGCTACTCCCCCGCCTCGAACTCCGCCGACACGGTGTTGGATACGGAGCAGATTCAGCGGTGGGCGCCGAAGCTCGGCGCGGACGTTACCGTGCGGCCCATTGAGGGCGCCCGCCACGATGTTTTCCTGTCCACCCCTACTCCCCAGGCGGAGGCACTCGAGGTAACTGAGGGTTGGCTTCGTCAGCATTAA
- the mtr gene encoding mycothione reductase, translating to MTHFDLIIIGTGSGNSIPGPEFNDKSIAIVEEGTFGGTCLNVGCIPTKMYVYAADTAFDTEHAAELGINAQVNSVDWPAIVDRIFVQRIDPIAAGGEAYRRGPETPNITVYSGHATFVGERTIQVGADTISADQIVIATGSRPQVPTVFRESGVRYYTNEDIMRLPEQPKSIVIIGGGFIAMEFAHVFDALGTHVTLVPRSTLMRTLDADLTTQVNDIASKRFDVRYGRTVSSLTQGEDGVTVTLDDASTVTADVVLVATGRVPNGDRLDLAAGGIEMLADGRVAVDEFGRSTTAPGVWALGDASSPYMLKHVANAEMRAVRHNLLHPEDLKPMPHTNVPSAVFTHPQIATVGLTEQQAIDAGYDITVKIQNYGDVAYGWAMDDHTGICKLIADKQTGRLLGAHYLGAQAATLIQQMITVMAFDLDVREVATQQYWIHPALPELTENALLGLEF from the coding sequence ATGACCCATTTCGACCTCATCATCATCGGCACCGGCTCCGGCAACTCCATCCCGGGACCAGAATTCAACGACAAGTCGATCGCTATCGTCGAAGAGGGCACCTTTGGTGGCACCTGCCTCAACGTTGGCTGTATCCCCACCAAGATGTACGTCTACGCAGCGGATACCGCTTTTGACACAGAGCACGCTGCTGAACTGGGCATTAATGCCCAGGTCAACTCCGTCGACTGGCCGGCCATAGTCGACCGAATCTTCGTCCAACGTATCGACCCGATCGCCGCCGGCGGCGAAGCCTATCGCCGCGGCCCCGAGACCCCGAATATCACCGTCTACAGCGGCCACGCCACCTTCGTCGGCGAGCGGACCATCCAGGTCGGCGCCGACACGATCAGCGCGGATCAGATCGTCATTGCCACCGGTTCGCGCCCGCAGGTGCCCACCGTCTTCCGGGAGTCGGGGGTGCGCTATTACACCAACGAAGACATCATGCGCCTGCCTGAGCAGCCGAAGTCGATAGTCATCATCGGCGGCGGCTTCATCGCGATGGAGTTCGCGCACGTCTTTGATGCCTTAGGCACGCACGTGACCCTCGTTCCGCGGTCCACACTCATGCGTACCCTCGACGCCGACCTGACCACGCAGGTCAACGACATCGCCTCTAAGCGATTCGACGTCCGCTACGGCCGCACCGTCTCCTCCCTCACCCAGGGCGAGGACGGCGTAACCGTTACGCTTGACGACGCCTCGACGGTCACCGCCGACGTCGTCCTCGTCGCCACCGGTCGCGTCCCCAACGGTGATCGCCTCGACCTGGCGGCCGGCGGCATCGAAATGCTTGCCGACGGCCGCGTCGCCGTCGACGAGTTCGGCCGCTCCACCACCGCACCGGGTGTGTGGGCGTTGGGCGATGCCTCTTCGCCATACATGCTTAAGCACGTGGCCAACGCCGAAATGCGCGCCGTTCGCCACAACCTGCTGCACCCAGAAGACCTCAAGCCAATGCCCCACACCAACGTGCCCTCCGCGGTGTTCACGCACCCGCAGATCGCCACCGTCGGGCTGACCGAGCAGCAGGCCATCGACGCCGGGTACGACATCACCGTCAAGATCCAGAACTACGGTGATGTTGCCTACGGCTGGGCCATGGATGACCACACCGGCATCTGCAAGCTCATCGCCGACAAGCAGACGGGCCGACTGTTGGGCGCCCACTATCTTGGCGCCCAGGCCGCCACGCTGATCCAGCAGATGATCACGGTCATGGCTTTTGATCTCGACGTCCGCGAGGTGGCTACCCAGCAGTACTGGATCCACCCCGCCCTGCCGGAGCTGACCGAGAACGCGCTGCTGGGGCTGGAGTTTTAG
- the map gene encoding type I methionyl aminopeptidase, translating to MSTRAPLTQGKISPIRSVPDHIARPEYVWKDDVQENIGEPFVQTPEVIEAMREASKIAANALKVAGEAVVPGNTTDDLDRIAHEYMADHGAYPSTLGYRGFPKSSCTSMNEIVCHGIPDSTVIEDGDIVNIDITAFKNGVHGDTNATFLAGNVSEEHRLLVERTKEAMMRGIKAAKPGREINVIGRVIESYANRFGYNVVRDFTGHGVGPTFHNGLVVLHYDSTVYRDILEPGMTLTVEPMINLGDLDYTIWDNDWTVQNNDRRFTAQFEHTIVITADGNEILTLAD from the coding sequence ATGTCTACTCGCGCACCCCTGACTCAAGGCAAGATTTCTCCGATCCGCTCCGTTCCCGACCACATCGCCCGACCTGAATACGTGTGGAAAGACGATGTGCAGGAGAACATCGGCGAGCCGTTCGTCCAGACGCCCGAGGTCATCGAGGCGATGCGTGAGGCCTCGAAGATTGCCGCCAACGCCCTCAAAGTCGCCGGTGAGGCCGTGGTTCCGGGCAACACCACCGACGACCTCGACCGCATTGCCCACGAGTACATGGCCGACCACGGCGCCTACCCCTCCACTCTTGGCTACCGGGGCTTCCCCAAGTCCTCGTGCACCTCAATGAATGAGATCGTCTGCCACGGCATCCCGGACAGCACCGTGATTGAAGACGGCGACATCGTCAACATCGACATCACCGCCTTCAAGAATGGCGTCCACGGCGATACCAATGCGACCTTCCTCGCGGGCAACGTCTCCGAGGAGCACCGCCTCCTCGTCGAGCGGACGAAGGAGGCCATGATGCGGGGCATCAAGGCCGCGAAGCCGGGCCGCGAGATCAACGTCATCGGGCGGGTGATTGAGTCCTACGCCAACCGTTTCGGCTACAACGTAGTCCGCGACTTCACCGGCCACGGTGTCGGCCCCACCTTCCACAACGGCCTCGTGGTCTTGCATTACGATTCCACCGTTTACCGGGACATCCTCGAGCCGGGCATGACCTTGACGGTGGAGCCGATGATCAACCTCGGCGACCTGGACTACACGATCTGGGACAACGACTGGACGGTGCAGAACAACGATCGTCGTTTCACCGCCCAGTTCGAGCACACCATCGTTATCACCGCCGATGGCAATGAAATCCTCACGCTGGCGGACTAG